Part of the Bacillus sp. THAF10 genome is shown below.
GCAATTAAATCATCCGCACTCTCAAGGCCAACTGATAATCGCAGCAGAGAATCTGAGATGCCACGCTTTTGTCGTTCTTCTTCTGGCATCGCCGCATGAGACATTTTCGCCGGAAGAGAAAGAATCGACTCCACCGCACCAAGGCTAACAGCAAACACTGGAATTTCGACGCTGTTAACAAAGCTTCGCAGATCCACACCCTCTTCAAGCACAAACGATAGCACCGCTCCTGGTCCTTGCGCCTGTCTGTGCTGAAGGGTAAAGCCAGGATGTGTCGAGAGCCCTGGAAAATAGACCTTTTTGACGGCGGGGTGTTGGATGAAAAAATCTGAAAGTCTATGCGCCGTTTTCATCGATTGCTCTAGCCGAACATGCAAGGTTTTTAATCCTCGTAGGACAAGCCATGCATCCTGCACCCCAAGCACTGCTCCAAAGGAATTTTGCAAAAATGCCAGTCGATTGGCAAGCTCTGGGTCTTTGGCAACCGCAAGTCCTGCGACCACATCGCTGTGACCAGACAAGAATTTTGTTGCACTGTGTAAAACAAGGTCAGCGCCTAGTGCGAGCGGTTTTTGCAATGCTGGCGTTAAAAAAGTGTTATCAACAAAGGTTAGGGCATCTATGTGTTTAGCAAGCTCAGAAATGGCTTTGATGTCGGTCACCTTTAACAACGGATTGGACGGTGTTTCGACGTAAAAAAGCTTTGTATTTGGCTTGATTGCTTTTTTTACTCTATCCAAGTCCGTCATATCAACAAACGTATGCTCAACCCCGTATCGTGTCAGCACCTGCGACACCATCCGATACGTCCCGCCGTACACATCCTCCGAAATCAGCACATGATCACCTTGCGAGAGTAAGAGAAAAGAGGTGGAGATTGCCGCCATGCCGGATGAAAAAGCAAAGCCTCTCGTTCCTTCTTCCAGCTGGGCAACGGTTTCTTCCAAAGCTTCTCTCGTCGGATTTGCCGAGCGGCCGTAGTCATATTTTCCGAAACTATCGATATCAAACTGATGGAAGGTGGAAGCATGCTGGATTGGCACACTGACCGCCCCATTTTGCTTATCGACCTTATGCTGATTGTGCAACAATTTCGTTTGAAAAGAA
Proteins encoded:
- the metC gene encoding cystathionine beta-lyase, yielding MSHSFQTKLLHNQHKVDKQNGAVSVPIQHASTFHQFDIDSFGKYDYGRSANPTREALEETVAQLEEGTRGFAFSSGMAAISTSFLLLSQGDHVLISEDVYGGTYRMVSQVLTRYGVEHTFVDMTDLDRVKKAIKPNTKLFYVETPSNPLLKVTDIKAISELAKHIDALTFVDNTFLTPALQKPLALGADLVLHSATKFLSGHSDVVAGLAVAKDPELANRLAFLQNSFGAVLGVQDAWLVLRGLKTLHVRLEQSMKTAHRLSDFFIQHPAVKKVYFPGLSTHPGFTLQHRQAQGPGAVLSFVLEEGVDLRSFVNSVEIPVFAVSLGAVESILSLPAKMSHAAMPEEERQKRGISDSLLRLSVGLESADDLIADFDQALHIASEGLVEQRRVYHGNIR